A stretch of DNA from Bacteroidales bacterium:
AACGCAGGTGGTCCAATCAAACGTATTTACACTCACCAGGATGAATCGGTGTATGCTTATACACGTTCCAAAGAAAACAACACGATATGTGTAATTCTAAATCTGTCTGGCAAAGAAACCTCATTCCAACTGCAGGGCGAAGGATATGAAGCCATATACAAAAACGTATTTTCCGGAGAAGCTCAACCCATCTCCAAAGAGCAACAATTGACCCTTGCTCCCTGGGAATACCTGGTATTAGAGAAATAAACTTCTGCGTTCGACGATCCGGCAGGTTTAAAGAATCATGATTTTCTGGTTGAAACTTACTTTTCCGCCATTAACGGTAACAATATAAAGGCCTTTCAGGTTGCCGGAAATTGTTTTTGAACTTCCCGGTGTTATGCGGGATTGAAACACGGTTTGCCCTGTAATCGAATAAACAGTGACGTCAAAAAGTTGATCAACCAGCGCTGAATCTTTTGCCTCAAGGTAAAGTTTATCGCAGATGATCCTAGCACGGATCGGAATGCCCGGCATAAATTCGTCAATTTCGGTTGAGCCATCAAGATAAAGCCATTGGTAAGCCTGGCCGAATTGTGTGCGCCACAGCAACTCGTTGTGTTGCCCTCCGGGAACTACTTTCAGGTAAAGTTCCGAATCGTCAAAACCGGCAGCCTGCAAAGTGTCCATCATCAGGTTCATCTGCTGAACGAGGCCGCCGCTCTCGTTGGTTCCCCCCATCATATAATAGCGCATCGGGTATACTTTTCCTGTCTGATAGGCAAAAATGTAACTTGAATCGCTGAACCAGAATGAGGGAGAAAAAACACCAGCTTTGCTTAAGATTTCCTGGTATTTCAACCCGATATAATGAGAGATCAGCCCACCGAGTGAACTCCCCATCACACCGGTATGCTCACGTTGTGGCTTTGTGCGGTAATGCTCATCAATGTAAGGCTTAAGTGTTTCTACGATAAATTTTGCATACAGATCGCCATCGCCGCCTCCGTATTGCTGGTTCGGCCAGGGAGTGTATTCGGCTATACGGTAAGTGCCTCCATTGTCAATCCCAACCACAATTGGCACCTCTTTTCCATTGCTAAAAAGGGAATTTAGCGTTTCATCCACCTCCC
This window harbors:
- a CDS encoding T9SS type A sorting domain-containing protein translates to MKNFFFLLFMFLIVLFARAAEVTMIVTSIPANTPPEDNIFIAGSFNGWDPGNATFILQSNTNGQPQIVINGTGTIQFKFTRGSWATVEGNETGGYLPNRTFTFGTQDTLLLTILSWEDLGGPGTTAAENVVIMDNAFFMPQLNRTRRIWLYLPPDYETSGKDYPVLYMHDGQNLFDLYTSFAGEWEVDETLNSLFSNGKEVPIVVGIDNGGTYRIAEYTPWPNQQYGGGDGDLYAKFIVETLKPYIDEHYRTKPQREHTGVMGSSLGGLISHYIGLKYQEILSKAGVFSPSFWFSDSSYIFAYQTGKVYPMRYYMMGGTNESGGLVQQMNLMMDTLQAAGFDDSELYLKVVPGGQHNELLWRTQFGQAYQWLYLDGSTEIDEFMPGIPIRARIICDKLYLEAKDSALVDQLFDVTVYSITGQTVFQSRITPGSSKTISGNLKGLYIVTVNGGKVSFNQKIMIL